From one Lotus japonicus ecotype B-129 chromosome 3, LjGifu_v1.2 genomic stretch:
- the LOC130743778 gene encoding uncharacterized protein LOC130743778, with the protein MSWRLNLCDRSVKWIKRCLESCTVSVLFNGNPCEEFKIEKRLRQGDPMTPFFEPFVAYDLNGLLKEVVASDKFSGRRLCVEWEVRVLMFQFVDDTIYKGDDTLLNVIAMKFES; encoded by the exons ATGTCGTGGAGGCTAAATTTATGTGACAGGTCGGTAAAATGGATCAAAAGGTGCTTGGAGTCCTGCACTGTATCCGTCTTATTCAATGGCAACCCATGTGAGGAATTTAAGATAGAGAAAAGGCTTAGGCAGGGTGACCCTATGACTCCGTTTTTTGAACCTTTTGTGGCATATGATCTCAATGGCTTGCTTAAGGAAGTTGTGGCGTCTGATAAATTCTCAGGCCGCAGGTTATGTGTGGAATGGGAGGTGAGGGTCTTAATGTTCCAGTTTGTAGATGACACTATCTATAAAGGGGATGATACCTTGCTAAATGTTATAGCAATGAAAT TTGAGTCTTGA